Proteins co-encoded in one Acidithiobacillus caldus ATCC 51756 genomic window:
- a CDS encoding DUF4097 family beta strand repeat-containing protein: MRYLTLFFLFVLSSTPAFGGSAPAKQHTWTLPVAPGQSLRIKLPVQDCTIVSTPGTDLKVVWRLWDESGSAVPVTTARKLMISVTTDRHVVLVHGLDDANLASSNTTWEGIPQGLDDIVNLPNTIRIWMSKDTPSDVSSTALSTTVHASVTVYVPEPLPVNAQLGVGNFRFMNPQATTPITVHDGVGAVDIVSDSRTIDASTGTGALRVHQYAGARTTLTTGSGPVHWTGSTQLLRVRSGVGNIELRASPLPANADIYAQTGTGNISVCFSHKQALNASIITGLKEPDVHYPVTPIKITGHDYRFGPQRSAARVRLKSGTGKVDLRLCP, from the coding sequence TTGCGATACCTGACGCTGTTTTTCCTGTTCGTTCTATCCTCGACTCCGGCTTTCGGCGGCAGTGCGCCAGCAAAGCAACATACGTGGACGCTCCCAGTCGCTCCCGGACAGAGCCTGCGCATCAAGCTACCCGTCCAGGACTGTACCATCGTATCCACTCCCGGAACCGACTTGAAGGTAGTCTGGCGGTTGTGGGACGAATCCGGTTCTGCCGTACCGGTCACCACCGCGCGCAAGCTCATGATTTCTGTGACAACGGATAGACATGTGGTTCTGGTCCACGGATTGGATGACGCCAACCTGGCATCCAGCAATACTACGTGGGAAGGAATCCCTCAGGGTCTGGATGACATCGTCAACTTGCCAAATACCATACGGATCTGGATGAGCAAGGACACCCCCTCGGACGTCTCCAGCACGGCGCTCTCCACTACCGTTCACGCATCCGTAACCGTATATGTACCCGAGCCTCTTCCGGTGAATGCGCAGCTGGGGGTTGGTAATTTTCGCTTTATGAATCCGCAAGCGACCACGCCAATTACCGTCCACGATGGGGTTGGAGCGGTGGACATCGTTTCGGATTCGAGGACGATTGACGCGTCAACGGGCACGGGCGCTCTCCGTGTGCACCAATATGCCGGCGCACGGACAACGCTGACGACAGGCTCTGGCCCCGTGCATTGGACGGGATCGACGCAACTTTTACGAGTCCGCTCGGGTGTGGGTAATATTGAGCTACGTGCAAGCCCGTTGCCCGCCAACGCCGATATATATGCACAAACCGGAACGGGTAACATTTCTGTCTGCTTTTCCCATAAACAAGCATTGAATGCCAGCATCATTACGGGGCTCAAAGAACCCGATGTCCACTATCCGGTTACCCCCATAAAGATCACTGGGCATGACTACCGATTCGGGCCACAACGCAGCGCCGCGCGAGTTCGCCTCAAAAGCGGGACAGGAAAAGTCGACCTGCGTTTGTGCCCATGA
- the glcE gene encoding glycolate oxidase subunit GlcE, whose protein sequence is MDGSAELRAQVREAFAKGQSLEIRGSGSKSFYGRPVCADGVVDLGRHRGILAYEPSELFLTARAGTPLREIDAALAERGQMLPFEPPRFGPNASIGGTIACGLSGPRRPYAGAVKDHILGVRVLNGLGEDLRFGGTVLKNVAGYDVARLMAGSLGSLALILEVTVKVLPRPAVEHTRVLECSAAGALEAMRRWALQSTPISASAYLDGVLYLRLSGQEHRVRNFAETIGGESLKDDAGTAFWEDLREQRLDFFQKDDSLWRLSLPAAAPTQPEHFGVSLWEWGGQQRWLRAVSDPTAVRQWAHRQGGHTTCFRAGATPNADTDIFEPLPRPLFALHQRLKAAFDPKGILNPGRFYAGL, encoded by the coding sequence ATGGATGGTAGCGCCGAGCTCCGCGCGCAGGTGCGCGAGGCCTTCGCCAAGGGCCAGTCCCTCGAGATCCGCGGCAGCGGCAGCAAGTCCTTCTATGGTCGGCCCGTGTGTGCCGATGGCGTCGTGGACCTCGGTCGGCACCGCGGCATCCTGGCCTACGAGCCCAGCGAGCTCTTCCTCACCGCCCGTGCCGGTACCCCGTTGCGTGAGATCGACGCGGCCTTGGCGGAGCGGGGCCAGATGCTCCCCTTCGAGCCCCCCCGCTTTGGCCCGAACGCCAGCATCGGCGGTACCATCGCCTGTGGTCTCTCCGGCCCGCGTCGTCCCTACGCCGGCGCCGTCAAGGATCACATCCTGGGTGTGCGTGTCCTCAATGGGTTGGGGGAAGATCTCCGCTTTGGCGGCACCGTATTGAAGAACGTCGCTGGTTACGACGTCGCGCGCTTGATGGCCGGCTCCCTCGGCAGTCTCGCCCTCATCCTCGAGGTGACGGTGAAAGTCTTGCCGCGTCCAGCCGTGGAGCACACGCGGGTGCTGGAATGCTCGGCTGCGGGAGCCCTGGAAGCGATGCGTCGCTGGGCGCTACAGAGTACTCCCATCAGCGCCAGTGCCTACCTCGATGGCGTCCTTTATCTGCGTCTCTCGGGACAGGAGCATCGGGTACGGAATTTCGCGGAAACGATTGGTGGCGAGAGTCTGAAGGACGACGCGGGTACGGCCTTTTGGGAGGATTTGCGTGAGCAGCGCCTCGATTTTTTCCAGAAGGACGATTCCCTCTGGCGCTTGTCCCTGCCAGCCGCCGCGCCCACGCAGCCAGAGCACTTTGGCGTCAGCCTCTGGGAATGGGGTGGACAGCAGCGCTGGTTACGTGCCGTCTCCGATCCCACGGCCGTGCGGCAGTGGGCACACCGTCAGGGCGGACACACAACCTGCTTTCGCGCGGGCGCAACGCCGAATGCGGACACTGATATCTTCGAGCCGCTACCCCGGCCACTCTTTGCCCTGCATCAGCGCCTGAAGGCCGCCTTCGATCCCAAGGGGATCCTCAATCCGGGGCGATTCTATGCCGGATTGTGA
- the glcF gene encoding glycolate oxidase subunit GlcF, which yields MQTQIAPQYRADPLVGEAESILRDCVHCGFCNATCPTYRILGDEQDGPRGRIYLIKALLAGEQTTETTRLHLDRCLGCRACETTCPSGVRYGRLLEIGRHLQNQALPRPPRAALERRLLRYVVTEPKRFRAALGLGRVFKPLLKASLARTLPPLPAESPDSARSEVAVASSAGRRVLHLDGCVQSVATPATRAALARILQRLGVDLRSAPTATCCGALSLHLDAWDEARALMRGNIDAWWPYLEDGAQAILVSASGCGSVVKDYGHYLEDDPAYAAKAARIAEIACDPSQWLARELGARSIPGIARGRIAFHAPCSLQHGQRLAGVVEGILTRLGYQLSEIGDAELCCGSAGSYSLLQPQLAAQLRRNKLDRLEKDEPKRIATANVGCQLYLAQEARVPVVHWLELVDEALVDVGTP from the coding sequence ATGCAAACCCAGATTGCTCCCCAATACCGCGCCGACCCCTTGGTCGGCGAAGCCGAGTCCATCCTTCGGGATTGTGTGCATTGCGGTTTTTGCAATGCGACTTGTCCCACCTACCGCATCCTTGGCGACGAACAGGACGGCCCGCGCGGGCGCATCTACCTCATCAAGGCCCTGCTGGCAGGGGAGCAGACGACGGAGACGACCCGCCTGCACCTGGATCGCTGCCTCGGCTGTCGCGCCTGTGAGACCACCTGCCCTTCGGGCGTGCGCTACGGTCGCCTTCTGGAGATCGGCCGCCACCTACAGAACCAAGCGTTGCCGCGTCCGCCGCGGGCGGCCCTCGAGCGTCGTCTGCTTCGCTACGTGGTCACCGAGCCCAAGCGCTTTCGCGCTGCCCTTGGCCTTGGTCGGGTGTTCAAACCCCTGCTGAAGGCATCACTGGCGCGCACTTTGCCACCCCTTCCGGCAGAATCGCCGGACTCTGCACGGTCGGAAGTTGCCGTTGCGTCCTCCGCCGGCCGGCGCGTGCTGCATCTGGACGGCTGCGTTCAAAGCGTGGCAACGCCTGCCACCCGCGCCGCCCTGGCGCGGATACTGCAACGCCTGGGTGTGGACTTGAGGTCTGCCCCTACGGCGACGTGCTGTGGAGCGCTGAGTCTGCACCTGGACGCCTGGGATGAGGCCAGGGCCCTCATGCGGGGCAATATCGATGCCTGGTGGCCGTATCTCGAGGACGGTGCCCAGGCCATTCTCGTGAGCGCCAGTGGCTGCGGCAGTGTGGTCAAGGACTATGGCCACTACCTGGAGGACGATCCTGCCTATGCCGCCAAGGCCGCCCGGATCGCCGAAATTGCCTGTGACCCCTCGCAGTGGTTGGCTCGTGAACTGGGGGCGCGGTCCATTCCGGGCATCGCGCGGGGGCGCATCGCCTTTCACGCCCCCTGTTCCTTGCAACATGGACAGCGACTGGCGGGCGTCGTGGAGGGAATCCTGACGCGCCTCGGCTACCAACTCAGTGAGATCGGCGATGCCGAACTGTGCTGTGGTTCCGCCGGGAGCTATTCCCTACTGCAACCACAGCTTGCCGCGCAGTTACGCCGGAACAAGCTGGATAGGCTCGAGAAGGACGAGCCCAAGCGTATTGCCACCGCCAATGTCGGCTGCCAGTTGTACCTTGCCCAAGAAGCCAGGGTACCAGTGGTGCACTGGCTGGAACTGGTGGACGAGGCGCTCGTCGACGTGGGTACGCCTTAG